The following proteins come from a genomic window of Nitrospira sp.:
- a CDS encoding Putative TonB-dependent receptor: protein MVGFGARRVFPICVLFSCVAVLAYPASAQEIAMADQPELEAPDVVVSATKTPTPAKQVTSAVEVITGEDMQQRRLKTVADALRWAQGLSVNQSGGPGTAVDVRMRGGTPEQTLVLIDGAIVNSATIGNYDFANLTSDNIERIEILRGSQSMLWGSDAMGGVINITTKRGRDTPNLSAFTEYGSFNTIRGGASLSGKKGPIDFSGSITRWDTAGFSAINYRRGASERDGYHNWQGSLRLGADLPKDGRLEFNFRWLHGIVNFDGFAFNPVTFASDPADVLGAISSDAQYIFSGNYTQPMTSWWWQRLTLSRATDTLVSDGGTVERNVVTGAIAPIGFPFRSQIDTTSNRIEWQHNFQVGKPLLLTAGYQFREQKGDNRDLLTNTTTFENKTLSSHAGFGEAQLNLWDRVFGTAGIRQDQYNVFGSATTYRVTGGYFHQETGTKLRGSYATGFRAPTINQLFFPGFGTPNLQPEKSQAFDAAIEQTLPNDWGSISVGYFWTRYRNLILSVFDPTVCTAPGSFGFCAQNAGLARAQGVEVSTKLKLYRDGRWVKSLDVQIHYTYAATRDLTSGPDTRLPKWPLHQVTTIISYQPIEGLRANLEGRYFGQRFNNVGNEGSIPSLFVWNLSASYDVTKQVQAYVRFDNMFNEKYEEVLFFGTPIRSIFGGVRINYDLPL, encoded by the coding sequence ATGGTAGGGTTCGGAGCTCGTCGTGTTTTTCCTATATGTGTTCTTTTCTCGTGTGTCGCGGTTCTCGCGTATCCCGCCTCGGCTCAGGAAATCGCGATGGCCGACCAACCGGAGCTCGAAGCTCCGGACGTCGTCGTGAGCGCGACCAAGACCCCCACCCCGGCCAAACAAGTTACCAGTGCCGTCGAGGTGATCACTGGCGAGGACATGCAACAACGAAGACTCAAAACCGTTGCAGATGCGCTTCGCTGGGCACAAGGACTTTCAGTCAACCAGAGCGGCGGGCCCGGTACTGCCGTAGACGTACGGATGCGCGGAGGAACACCGGAGCAGACGCTCGTCCTGATCGATGGCGCCATCGTCAACAGTGCGACCATCGGCAATTACGATTTTGCCAACCTGACCTCCGACAATATCGAGCGGATCGAAATTTTGCGTGGAAGCCAAAGCATGCTCTGGGGTTCGGACGCCATGGGCGGTGTCATCAACATCACGACAAAGCGAGGACGGGACACACCCAATCTCTCCGCGTTTACTGAATACGGATCCTTCAATACCATTCGAGGCGGAGCCAGTCTATCCGGTAAGAAGGGACCTATAGACTTCTCCGGCTCAATCACCCGGTGGGACACGGCAGGCTTTTCGGCGATCAATTATCGGCGCGGCGCATCGGAGCGTGACGGATACCACAACTGGCAAGGCTCGCTTCGCCTCGGCGCCGACCTTCCTAAAGATGGCAGGCTGGAGTTCAATTTTAGGTGGCTGCACGGCATTGTGAATTTTGACGGATTTGCATTCAATCCGGTGACCTTTGCATCCGATCCGGCGGATGTGTTGGGAGCCATATCATCAGATGCACAGTACATTTTTTCCGGAAACTACACGCAGCCGATGACCTCATGGTGGTGGCAACGGCTGACGTTGTCGCGCGCGACCGACACGCTTGTGAGTGACGGGGGAACAGTCGAACGCAATGTCGTGACGGGAGCCATAGCGCCGATTGGCTTTCCTTTTAGGTCTCAAATCGATACCACCAGCAACCGGATTGAATGGCAACACAATTTTCAGGTCGGCAAGCCGTTGTTGTTGACGGCCGGCTATCAATTTCGCGAGCAAAAAGGCGACAATCGCGACTTATTGACGAACACGACGACCTTTGAGAACAAAACCCTCAGCAGCCATGCCGGGTTTGGAGAAGCCCAGTTGAATCTATGGGATCGCGTCTTTGGGACGGCTGGGATCCGACAGGACCAGTACAATGTGTTCGGAAGCGCAACAACCTATCGCGTGACAGGAGGTTATTTCCATCAGGAAACCGGCACGAAACTGCGCGGCAGTTACGCGACCGGCTTTCGAGCTCCGACGATCAATCAACTGTTTTTCCCAGGGTTCGGGACCCCGAACTTGCAGCCTGAGAAGAGCCAAGCCTTCGATGCAGCCATCGAACAAACCTTACCGAATGATTGGGGTTCGATCAGCGTGGGATACTTTTGGACGCGATATCGAAACCTCATCTTGTCGGTATTCGATCCAACCGTCTGTACGGCTCCTGGATCGTTTGGGTTTTGTGCGCAGAATGCGGGATTGGCCAGAGCGCAAGGCGTGGAAGTCAGCACGAAGTTGAAATTGTATCGTGACGGACGCTGGGTCAAAAGCTTAGATGTACAAATCCATTATACCTACGCGGCCACGCGCGATCTGACGAGCGGCCCGGATACGCGTCTTCCGAAGTGGCCGCTTCATCAAGTCACGACGATCATCAGCTATCAACCCATTGAAGGCCTGCGCGCCAATCTGGAGGGACGCTACTTTGGCCAGCGGTTTAACAACGTTGGGAACGAAGGATCGATCCCTTCGCTATTCGTCTGGAATCTGTCCGCCAGTTATGATGTCACGAAGCAGGTCCAGGCCTATGTGCGTTTCGATAATATGTTTAATGAGAAGTACGAGGAGGTTCTCTTCTTCGGAACCCCCATTCGCTCTATTTTTGGAGGCGTGCGGATCAATTATGATCTGCCGCTCTAG
- a CDS encoding Cobyrinic acid a,c-diamide synthetase — MKYYPRLVIAGTSSGVGKTTATLAILAALRERGRQVQPFKVGPDFIDPSHHRAATGRPSRNLDGWMLGPELNHSIFARAAADADISIIEGMMGLFDGSSPVDEVGSTAELAKQLSAPVLLVVDGSAMVRSAAAMVAGYARFDPALRVAGVLFNRVGSEGHYRLLKAAVEQETDVVPVGYLRSDVAMAIPDRHLGLITAMEQDDSQLYRRLAKAALETVDLDRIELLAHSCVTLPQAFSQPMIKKHGRTVRIGVAHDRAFCFYYPDNLEVLEAAGAEVVKFSPLSDQALPDVEMLYLGGGYPELHGEALAKNATMRAAVKRFAECGGVIYAECGGLMYLTESIRDFEGCSHEMTGIFPAEAVMRKQSLTLGYRTVECTRRCILGEIGVTARGHEFHYSTLVARGPLQYACALNDAGGNSTGRDGLTRHNVLALYTHLHFAGQPQVGTALVEAARNLPLRCP, encoded by the coding sequence ATGAAGTATTATCCCCGACTGGTTATTGCTGGCACATCAAGCGGCGTCGGAAAGACGACGGCCACATTGGCGATCCTGGCGGCCTTGCGCGAGCGAGGCCGCCAAGTCCAGCCGTTCAAGGTGGGTCCCGACTTTATCGATCCGAGTCATCACCGGGCGGCCACAGGCCGCCCGTCTCGAAATCTCGACGGGTGGATGCTTGGACCGGAGCTTAATCACTCGATCTTTGCTCGCGCCGCAGCCGATGCGGATATCTCCATTATCGAAGGGATGATGGGGTTGTTTGACGGCAGCTCGCCGGTGGACGAAGTCGGCAGCACGGCCGAATTGGCGAAGCAGTTGAGTGCTCCGGTGCTGCTGGTTGTTGATGGAAGCGCCATGGTTCGTTCCGCTGCGGCGATGGTGGCGGGTTACGCACGTTTCGATCCTGCGTTGCGCGTTGCGGGGGTTTTGTTCAATCGTGTTGGAAGCGAGGGACATTACCGCCTGCTGAAGGCGGCGGTGGAACAAGAAACCGATGTGGTTCCCGTGGGATATTTGCGTTCGGATGTCGCCATGGCAATTCCGGATCGGCATCTGGGGTTGATCACGGCAATGGAACAAGACGATAGTCAGCTCTACCGGCGATTGGCCAAAGCAGCGCTGGAGACTGTCGACCTAGATCGTATCGAGTTACTCGCCCATTCATGCGTCACGTTGCCACAAGCGTTCTCTCAACCGATGATCAAAAAACACGGTCGTACGGTTCGCATCGGTGTCGCGCACGATCGGGCGTTTTGTTTTTACTATCCGGACAATCTTGAAGTGCTGGAAGCTGCCGGTGCTGAAGTCGTGAAGTTTTCTCCGTTAAGCGATCAGGCATTGCCGGACGTCGAGATGCTGTATCTTGGCGGCGGATATCCGGAATTGCATGGCGAAGCATTAGCCAAGAACGCAACCATGCGAGCGGCCGTCAAGCGGTTTGCCGAGTGCGGCGGCGTCATTTATGCGGAGTGCGGCGGATTGATGTATCTCACGGAATCGATCCGCGATTTCGAAGGCTGCTCACATGAAATGACCGGCATCTTTCCGGCCGAAGCAGTCATGCGGAAACAGAGCCTCACGTTAGGGTATAGAACGGTGGAATGTACACGACGCTGCATCCTTGGTGAGATCGGCGTCACGGCACGAGGCCATGAATTCCATTATTCCACGCTGGTTGCAAGAGGGCCTCTACAGTACGCCTGTGCACTGAACGATGCCGGAGGCAATTCAACGGGGCGGGACGGACTGACAAGACACAACGTGCTGGCGCTCTACACCCATCTGCACTTTGCCGGCCAGCCGCAAGTCGGGACAGCACTGGTGGAGGCTGCCCGTAATCTCCCGCTCCGATGTCCTTGA
- a CDS encoding cob(I)alamin adenosyltransferase codes for MMDQIEHKAKMKRLKTSVDRRIEEAQEEKGLLIVYTGAGKGKTTAALGMVLRCVGHGRKVAVVQFIKGAIDTAEERALKSFGDRVIFLRMGEGYTWETQDRARDTQFAQQAWKTACEFLRDASYAMVILDEFNIALQYGYVRLEEILPVLRDRPTMQHVVITGRGGPAALLEEADLVTEMKQVKHPFRKGIKAQPGVEF; via the coding sequence ATGATGGATCAAATCGAACATAAAGCGAAAATGAAACGTCTTAAGACGTCGGTTGATCGGCGCATCGAGGAGGCGCAAGAGGAGAAAGGTCTTCTGATCGTCTACACCGGCGCCGGCAAAGGAAAGACGACCGCCGCGCTGGGAATGGTGCTGCGCTGTGTCGGACATGGCCGGAAGGTCGCGGTGGTGCAATTCATCAAGGGCGCCATCGACACTGCGGAAGAGCGCGCTCTAAAATCTTTTGGCGATCGGGTCATCTTCCTCCGGATGGGAGAAGGCTATACCTGGGAAACTCAAGATCGTGCGCGAGATACGCAGTTCGCACAACAGGCCTGGAAAACGGCTTGTGAATTTCTGCGCGATGCGTCCTATGCCATGGTCATCCTCGACGAATTCAATATCGCCCTGCAATATGGTTATGTCCGTCTTGAAGAGATCCTACCGGTGCTTCGCGATCGTCCGACGATGCAACATGTGGTGATCACCGGTAGAGGAGGACCGGCGGCACTTCTGGAAGAGGCCGATCTGGTGACGGAGATGAAGCAAGTCAAGCATCCGTTCCGGAAAGGCATCAAGGCGCAGCCGGGAGTTGAATTTTGA
- a CDS encoding 5,6-dimethylbenzimidazole synthase, giving the protein MIQIDGRFSDAERDAVYRAIFERRDVRRNFLSTPIPDHILMRVLTAAHHAGSVGFMQPWDFVVVRDRAIKRAVKKLFLKANAEAATRYQGKRAALYRNLKLEGIEEAPINIGVTCSRQRGGPHVLGRSKVRDTDLYSTCCAIQNLWLAARAEGIGMGWVSILDHSALKRILGVPRPVKVLAYLCLGYVSNFAIQPDLATAGWRERIPLERLIHHESWGNTVTDRKGRR; this is encoded by the coding sequence ATGATACAGATTGACGGTCGATTTTCAGACGCGGAGCGCGATGCCGTCTACCGGGCGATCTTCGAGCGCCGTGATGTCCGTCGCAATTTTCTATCGACGCCGATTCCGGATCACATTTTGATGCGCGTGTTGACCGCAGCCCACCATGCCGGGTCCGTTGGATTCATGCAGCCTTGGGATTTCGTAGTGGTCAGGGATCGAGCCATCAAGCGCGCGGTCAAGAAACTGTTCCTAAAAGCCAATGCCGAAGCCGCCACACGCTACCAGGGGAAACGCGCTGCGCTCTACCGAAATCTCAAGCTTGAAGGGATCGAGGAAGCTCCGATCAATATCGGCGTGACCTGCAGTCGCCAGCGGGGTGGGCCTCATGTGCTGGGTCGTTCCAAGGTACGTGACACGGATCTCTATAGCACGTGCTGCGCCATTCAAAACCTCTGGCTGGCTGCGCGTGCGGAAGGCATCGGAATGGGATGGGTCAGCATTCTCGATCACAGTGCCTTAAAACGGATCCTTGGAGTGCCCAGGCCGGTCAAAGTCCTGGCGTATCTTTGCCTCGGGTATGTCTCGAACTTTGCGATACAACCGGATTTGGCCACTGCCGGATGGCGGGAGCGGATTCCGCTGGAACGTCTTATCCACCATGAATCCTGGGGCAATACAGTGACGGATCGTAAGGGGAGACGGTGA
- a CDS encoding ATP:Cob(I)alamin adenosyltransferase, with protein sequence MRITKVYTRTGDAGKTRLAGGQQVWKDSLRVEAYGVVDELNASVGVVRVINADMKEESIAAQQLEDELRWVQNKLFDVGSILATAPGQMFKNMPQVVAQDVLRLEKLMDRCQKDLEPLREFILPGGGKVSGFLHQARTICRRAERVCIALSKVEPVDPAIIKFLNRLSDALFVLGRWVAKTQGEPEFLWERDVAKKVE encoded by the coding sequence ATGCGGATTACGAAGGTCTATACCAGAACAGGCGATGCAGGGAAAACGCGATTGGCCGGCGGACAGCAAGTATGGAAGGACAGTTTGCGCGTCGAAGCCTACGGCGTCGTCGATGAACTCAATGCGTCGGTCGGGGTGGTGCGGGTCATCAATGCCGACATGAAAGAGGAATCCATAGCGGCACAACAACTCGAAGACGAGTTGCGTTGGGTGCAAAATAAACTGTTCGACGTCGGGAGCATTCTCGCCACGGCGCCGGGTCAGATGTTCAAGAACATGCCGCAAGTAGTGGCGCAGGATGTGTTGCGCTTGGAGAAATTGATGGATCGCTGCCAAAAAGATCTCGAGCCGCTCAGAGAGTTCATCCTGCCGGGTGGCGGGAAAGTGTCGGGTTTTCTCCATCAGGCCAGGACGATTTGCCGCCGGGCTGAACGGGTATGCATCGCTTTGTCAAAAGTCGAGCCGGTCGATCCGGCGATCATCAAGTTTCTCAATCGGCTGAGCGATGCGCTGTTCGTCTTGGGTCGCTGGGTGGCCAAGACACAGGGTGAACCGGAATTCTTATGGGAACGCGATGTCGCAAAGAAAGTCGAGTAA
- a CDS encoding adenosylcobinamide kinase/adenosylcobinamide-phosphate guanylyltransferase, which translates to MSQRKSSKRRPARRAHSRIILVLGGASSGKSAAALQLAGSRGPRAFVATGQGLDDEMAARIARHQAARSADWETVEEPLEVEAWFAKQGPRYRAILFDCVTLWLSNLVGTGLNESDVPARVGMLLQTMRIAAAQVIIVSNELGFGLVPTEPSARAFRDLAGRVNQQIAIEADEVHLVVSGLPFRLK; encoded by the coding sequence ATGTCGCAAAGAAAGTCGAGTAAACGTCGACCGGCGCGACGAGCACACAGCCGCATCATTCTCGTGCTTGGCGGAGCATCGTCAGGCAAAAGTGCGGCCGCTCTCCAGTTGGCCGGCTCACGAGGGCCGCGTGCCTTCGTCGCCACGGGGCAGGGGTTGGATGATGAAATGGCGGCACGAATCGCTCGGCACCAGGCCGCACGTTCAGCGGATTGGGAGACGGTTGAAGAGCCGCTCGAAGTGGAGGCATGGTTTGCCAAGCAGGGGCCTCGGTACCGGGCGATTCTCTTCGATTGCGTCACACTGTGGTTGAGTAATCTGGTCGGAACCGGCCTCAACGAATCTGACGTTCCGGCGCGAGTTGGAATGCTTTTGCAGACGATGCGGATTGCAGCGGCCCAGGTCATCATCGTCAGCAATGAGCTAGGGTTCGGTCTGGTTCCGACGGAGCCGTCGGCACGAGCATTTCGTGACCTTGCCGGGCGGGTGAATCAGCAGATCGCCATCGAGGCAGATGAAGTGCATCTGGTCGTCAGCGGGTTACCGTTTCGCCTGAAATGA
- a CDS encoding Nicotinate-nucleotide--dimethylbenzimidazole phosphoribosyltransferase → MSIQEVCRRIQPLDASLHGKAQARLDRLTKPLGSLGRLEELAASYVAITGELKPHIPRGVVFTFAADHGVAVEGVSAYPREVTPQMVLNFLRGGAGVNVLANHAGVSVRVVDIGVDHEFGTVPGLLARKIMKGTRNLAVESAMTRSQAEQAVMVGVELATEAVREGVGLIGTGEMGIGNTTPSAAITAVMTDRSAAEVTGRGTGIDESARMHKAALIRQALELHRPNPADPLDVLAKVGGLEIGGLAGLMLGAAATRVPIVLDGFITGAAALIAVALQPLCRQYLIASHLSVEQGHRIVLDHLRLKPLLDLDLRLGEGTGTCLGMDLVCAAIKIYTEMATFDEAGVSDKA, encoded by the coding sequence ATGTCGATACAGGAGGTGTGCCGCCGAATTCAACCTCTCGATGCGAGTCTGCACGGGAAAGCACAAGCCCGATTGGATCGGCTGACCAAGCCGCTCGGTAGTCTCGGACGTCTTGAGGAATTGGCGGCGTCCTACGTCGCCATCACCGGCGAACTGAAGCCGCATATTCCGCGTGGTGTCGTATTTACCTTTGCAGCCGATCATGGAGTGGCTGTTGAAGGAGTGAGCGCCTATCCGCGGGAGGTCACTCCTCAAATGGTATTGAATTTTCTGCGAGGTGGTGCCGGTGTGAATGTGTTGGCCAATCATGCAGGCGTGAGCGTGCGAGTAGTGGATATCGGCGTCGATCATGAGTTCGGCACCGTGCCCGGTCTTCTCGCTCGAAAAATCATGAAGGGCACGCGCAATCTGGCGGTTGAATCGGCGATGACACGCAGTCAAGCGGAGCAGGCTGTGATGGTCGGAGTAGAACTGGCGACAGAAGCCGTGCGAGAGGGCGTCGGGCTGATCGGCACCGGTGAGATGGGCATCGGCAATACGACACCCAGTGCCGCCATCACGGCGGTGATGACTGATCGTTCTGCAGCAGAGGTGACTGGACGTGGGACCGGCATTGACGAATCGGCCCGTATGCACAAGGCGGCATTGATACGGCAGGCGTTGGAACTGCATCGCCCGAATCCGGCAGACCCGCTTGACGTCTTGGCGAAGGTCGGAGGACTGGAAATCGGGGGATTGGCCGGGCTGATGCTCGGGGCGGCAGCGACTCGGGTGCCTATTGTGTTGGATGGATTCATCACTGGCGCGGCGGCGCTGATTGCTGTTGCACTTCAGCCCTTGTGCCGCCAGTATCTCATTGCCTCCCATCTCTCGGTCGAGCAGGGCCATCGCATCGTCTTGGACCATCTGAGATTGAAACCGCTGTTGGACCTCGACTTGCGCCTTGGCGAGGGCACAGGAACCTGTTTAGGAATGGATCTGGTCTGTGCGGCGATCAAGATCTATACGGAGATGGCGACATTCGACGAAGCCGGTGTGTCCGACAAGGCGTAA
- a CDS encoding Cobalamin synthase — translation MGTVARPFIFAWHFLTTISLSRIHHEPTAPELAASMAWYPVVGLLIGGGLIVADSGLTAVLSPAVVNVLLIVLLVLLTRGLHQDGLADTLDGLAGGRTPAERLSIMRDPRIGAIGATGLFLSLILRYAGLMVLPHELRLPAVLCMPAMGRWAMVTLAWMSPYARMEGGLAAPFLSHLSWRHVAMSTVALTMALATGFGAVGACLVLLAGTLIILVGWRACHRWFGGITGDTLGAANEVIEILFLLFVPLLLRLP, via the coding sequence ATGGGAACCGTGGCCCGTCCATTTATCTTTGCCTGGCATTTTTTAACGACGATCTCCTTAAGCAGGATTCATCACGAACCCACGGCACCGGAGCTGGCCGCCTCGATGGCATGGTATCCGGTCGTCGGCTTGCTGATCGGAGGCGGGCTCATCGTGGCTGATTCGGGATTGACCGCGGTGTTATCGCCTGCCGTCGTGAATGTGCTGCTGATCGTCCTGTTGGTGCTGTTGACTCGGGGGCTTCATCAGGACGGGCTGGCCGACACATTGGATGGATTAGCGGGCGGCCGTACGCCGGCGGAACGGCTTTCGATCATGCGTGATCCGCGCATCGGTGCGATCGGCGCGACGGGCCTCTTTCTCTCGCTGATTCTCCGGTATGCCGGGTTGATGGTGCTGCCGCATGAGTTGCGGCTCCCCGCTGTGCTCTGCATGCCGGCGATGGGACGTTGGGCGATGGTCACGCTGGCTTGGATGTCGCCCTATGCCAGAATGGAAGGAGGATTGGCGGCGCCGTTCCTCTCCCATCTATCGTGGCGGCACGTTGCCATGTCCACGGTGGCTTTGACAATGGCACTGGCAACCGGTTTCGGAGCAGTGGGTGCATGTTTGGTCCTCCTGGCCGGCACTCTGATTATCCTTGTCGGGTGGAGAGCCTGCCATCGTTGGTTCGGTGGGATCACCGGAGATACGCTTGGGGCGGCCAACGAAGTGATCGAGATTCTCTTCCTGCTGTTCGTTCCTCTCTTGCTCCGGTTACCATGA
- a CDS encoding Adenosylcobinamide-phosphate synthase, producing MTGGELFIASTLDAICGDPRWLPHPVRVMGRCITWLDHRVRMTCRSGTSLRFAGVCLAGGLPIMMYCLGAVVIEEAERFAAWLGSVLSIGLASTTLAARDLWDHVRAVNGPLDAGDLPAARRSVAMIVGRDTAELSESEVARATVETVAESAADGVIAPLFYLAVGGAPLALAYKAINTLDSMIGHQDQRYADFGWASARLDDLTNWIPARITAVLLIVGAGLTTGRLKEVRNGWEVFRRDGSKHPSPNSGRPEAAMAGILGVKLGGTNFYDGIAQERPVLGQEGRDAGPGDIMSAVKVMVAASALGVSLAVGFRCLA from the coding sequence ATGACCGGCGGCGAACTCTTCATAGCGTCCACGCTTGATGCGATATGTGGCGATCCCCGCTGGCTGCCGCATCCGGTCCGTGTGATGGGGAGGTGCATTACCTGGCTCGATCACCGAGTACGAATGACCTGCCGGAGTGGGACGAGCCTTCGCTTCGCGGGAGTCTGTCTGGCCGGAGGATTGCCGATTATGATGTATTGTCTCGGCGCCGTCGTGATTGAAGAGGCCGAACGTTTTGCGGCATGGCTAGGGTCGGTCCTGTCGATTGGATTGGCTTCGACGACGCTGGCCGCGCGGGATCTATGGGATCATGTCCGTGCGGTGAATGGTCCGCTTGACGCCGGCGATCTCCCGGCTGCACGCCGGTCCGTCGCCATGATCGTCGGCCGAGACACGGCGGAGCTGTCCGAATCCGAGGTGGCCCGCGCGACGGTGGAAACGGTCGCGGAAAGCGCGGCGGACGGCGTGATTGCTCCGCTGTTTTATTTGGCCGTCGGCGGCGCCCCATTGGCCTTGGCCTATAAGGCCATCAACACTCTGGATTCGATGATCGGTCACCAAGACCAGCGCTATGCGGATTTTGGATGGGCATCGGCCCGGCTCGACGACCTGACCAACTGGATTCCGGCTCGCATAACGGCGGTCTTGCTCATTGTTGGTGCCGGATTGACCACCGGGCGACTGAAAGAGGTCCGCAATGGATGGGAGGTGTTTCGTCGTGACGGGAGCAAACATCCCAGTCCCAACAGCGGTAGACCCGAAGCGGCCATGGCAGGGATCTTAGGAGTAAAATTGGGAGGCACCAACTTCTATGACGGCATCGCACAAGAACGCCCCGTTCTGGGCCAAGAAGGACGGGACGCTGGACCAGGCGACATCATGTCGGCAGTGAAAGTCATGGTAGCAGCCTCTGCGCTAGGTGTCTCTCTAGCCGTAGGTTTCAGATGCCTCGCCTGA
- a CDS encoding L-threonine 3-O-phosphate decarboxylase — protein sequence MPRLKKLVHGGDIYGAARELNRDPAEILDFSASINPLGPSSQVWKAITASRHLLNHYPDPHCWDLRQALAEFWHIDPEQIVIGNGSTELIDVLPRALGLHRLLVVQPTFSEYAAAVGRAGGQAIPLYASRSRQYALPIERLRQMMETGRSDGRSIDGIVICHPNSPTGQACSADDIARVASIARRQGLWLMIDEAFADYCPERSVLPHAASWPHVVVLRSMTKFYALPGLRVGYAVATLTVARRLRRQLPPWSISMMGQIAALAALSDAAHAQKSLRFMERERERLKRLFAALPGCSVLPTYANYFLMELPRGWHAREVVEQLRNEGLLIRDCSSVPGCNTRSIRLAVRSPQENDRLIQALSNLIHHEVLQ from the coding sequence ATGCCTCGCCTGAAGAAACTCGTGCATGGCGGGGATATCTACGGTGCCGCACGAGAACTGAACCGCGATCCCGCCGAGATTCTTGATTTCAGCGCCAGCATCAACCCGCTGGGGCCCTCTTCGCAAGTCTGGAAAGCCATCACGGCGTCCAGGCATCTGTTGAACCACTATCCCGATCCCCATTGTTGGGATCTACGGCAGGCGCTGGCCGAGTTCTGGCATATCGATCCGGAACAGATCGTGATCGGTAATGGTTCCACGGAGTTGATCGATGTGCTTCCACGTGCATTGGGCCTTCATCGGCTCCTCGTCGTCCAGCCTACCTTTTCCGAATATGCCGCTGCGGTGGGACGAGCGGGAGGACAAGCCATCCCGCTCTATGCGAGCCGAAGCCGTCAGTACGCTCTTCCGATTGAACGTCTCCGCCAAATGATGGAAACGGGACGAAGCGACGGCCGTTCCATTGATGGAATCGTCATCTGCCATCCCAATAGCCCGACAGGACAAGCCTGCTCAGCCGATGATATCGCGCGGGTAGCCTCCATCGCCAGGCGGCAAGGTCTTTGGCTAATGATCGACGAAGCCTTTGCCGACTATTGTCCAGAGCGATCTGTCCTCCCGCATGCGGCGTCCTGGCCGCATGTCGTCGTCTTACGCAGCATGACCAAATTCTATGCCTTGCCGGGACTGCGTGTGGGATATGCAGTGGCAACGCTTACCGTTGCCAGGCGATTGCGACGGCAGTTGCCGCCTTGGTCAATCAGTATGATGGGACAGATTGCTGCATTGGCTGCTCTCAGCGATGCGGCACATGCACAAAAAAGTCTGAGATTTATGGAGCGAGAGCGCGAACGGTTGAAAAGATTGTTTGCTGCCTTGCCGGGCTGTTCAGTGTTGCCGACATATGCCAATTATTTCCTCATGGAATTGCCTCGTGGGTGGCACGCGCGCGAAGTGGTCGAGCAATTGCGAAATGAGGGGCTGTTGATTCGGGACTGTTCATCCGTTCCCGGATGCAACACTCGTTCTATCCGACTTGCCGTACGATCTCCGCAAGAGAACGACCGGCTCATCCAAGCCTTATCGAACCTCATTCACCACGAAGTGTTGCAATGA